The Lysinibacillus timonensis nucleotide sequence ACAGACTGTGTTAAGTGTCCCACGCCCCTATCTAAAGCATCTGCATCAGTACCCTCAACAATCGGCAATGTTCTTCCTAACTTCGGAATTTCTAGTTTAGCAAATGCCTCGTCCATTTGAGGTTTAAAACTAGCAATTTCTTTTTCTATGTTGGATGTTGAATCTATCTGTAAACTTTCTACTCTATTTATTGTATTATTTGCCTCTTCTAACGCCTGCTCCTGTAATGCATTGGTTTGTGAAAACCGGTAGATAAAAACACTAATGAAAACTAACCCTGCAATAAGTAATGTATATTGAATAAGTTTTTGCACTATACCTCTCCTTACTACTATTTTCCCACATTACATAAATTTACATATAGTCCAACAATTTGGCAATGGGTATAAAGATTTAAGTAAATTTGATAGGAG carries:
- a CDS encoding class D sortase, whose translation is MQKLIQYTLLIAGLVFISVFIYRFSQTNALQEQALEEANNTINRVESLQIDSTSNIEKEIASFKPQMDEAFAKLEIPKLGRTLPIVEGTDADALDRGVGHLTQSVFPGQGEQIVLSGHRDTVFRNFSEIEIGDLFIIEMPYGTFTYEIKETEIVHEDDTTVIRKMGEEVLVVTTCYPFNYVGHATERFILYAYPYKGVEDGVTYSSL